A DNA window from Streptomyces sp. 71268 contains the following coding sequences:
- a CDS encoding ABC transporter permease produces the protein MPEPPRGPGARGLPPDPHTAVAPTGGPALDLASSEAQTLEGGQPSGGPGPGPEARVGSLWSDAWRDLRRNPVFIISALIILFLIVIAIWPSLIASGSPYKANLAKAQEGAEPGHPFGYDVQGRDLYTRVVYGARASIVVGVCATAGAALLGSLLGGLAGFFGGWGDAVLSRVADIFFGIPIVLGGLVFLSVITSGSVWPVVGFIVLLGWPQISRIARGSVVTVKQNDYVQAARALGASNGRLLLRHIAPNAVAPVIVVATIALGTYISLEATLSYLGVGLKPPTVSWGIDISAASTHIRNAPHMLLWPAGALSITVLAFIMLGDAVRDALDPKLR, from the coding sequence ATGCCTGAACCCCCGCGCGGGCCGGGCGCCCGTGGCCTGCCGCCCGACCCGCACACCGCCGTCGCCCCCACCGGTGGCCCCGCCCTCGACCTGGCCAGCAGCGAGGCCCAGACCCTGGAGGGCGGGCAGCCGTCCGGCGGGCCCGGGCCCGGGCCCGAGGCCAGGGTGGGCAGCCTGTGGTCGGACGCCTGGCGCGACCTGCGGCGCAACCCGGTCTTCATCATCTCCGCGCTGATCATCCTGTTCCTGATCGTCATCGCGATCTGGCCCTCGCTCATCGCCAGCGGCAGCCCGTACAAGGCCAACCTGGCCAAGGCGCAGGAGGGCGCCGAGCCGGGCCACCCGTTCGGCTACGACGTGCAGGGCCGCGACCTGTACACCCGGGTCGTCTACGGGGCCCGCGCCTCCATCGTCGTCGGCGTGTGCGCCACCGCCGGCGCCGCCCTGCTCGGCAGCCTGCTCGGCGGACTCGCCGGCTTCTTCGGCGGCTGGGGCGACGCGGTGCTCTCCCGGGTCGCCGACATCTTCTTCGGCATCCCGATCGTCCTCGGCGGCCTGGTCTTCCTGTCCGTGATCACCAGCGGCTCGGTGTGGCCGGTGGTCGGCTTCATCGTGCTGCTCGGCTGGCCACAGATCTCCCGCATCGCGCGCGGCTCGGTCGTCACCGTCAAGCAGAACGACTACGTGCAGGCCGCCCGGGCGCTCGGCGCCAGCAACGGGCGGCTGCTGCTGCGCCACATCGCGCCCAACGCGGTGGCCCCGGTCATCGTCGTGGCCACCATCGCGCTCGGCACCTACATCTCCCTGGAGGCCACGCTCTCCTACCTCGGCGTGGGCCTCAAACCCCCGACCGTCTCCTGGGGGATCGACATCTCGGCCGCCTCCACCCACATCCGCAACGCCCCGCACATGCTGCTGTGGCCGGCCGGCGCGCTCAGCATCACCGTGCTGGCCTTCATCATGCTCGGCGACGCGGTCCGCGACGCCCTCG